A window from Kovacikia minuta CCNUW1 encodes these proteins:
- a CDS encoding glycosyltransferase family 2 protein: MQPKYSLIIPVYNEEATLPELFYRVSTVMDRMDGPVELILVNDGSCDRSLAIMRSLHDKDARVCYLSFARNFGHQIAVTAGLNFARGQAVVILDADLQDPPELIPDMVERWQQGYEVVYAQRTQRHREGWFKRLTAYVFYRLLKQLADVDIPTDTGDFCLMDRRVVEILNTMPERNRYLRGLRSWIGFRQTAILFEREPRFAGEVKYTFRKSFGLAVNGLVSFSKVPLRLSTYLGLFAAAIAVLMAILILYWRIFYLTSPLTGYAAIGVAIFFLGAVQLFSIGILGEYIGRIYEEVKNRPLYTLSEIAGFAERRELERQSADCGVGFEVSAQPNSAPSNEGRRQEGIGGRW, translated from the coding sequence ATGCAGCCCAAATACTCCTTAATCATTCCGGTTTATAACGAAGAAGCAACCCTGCCTGAACTGTTTTATCGTGTTAGCACAGTGATGGACCGGATGGATGGTCCAGTGGAATTGATTTTGGTGAATGATGGCAGTTGTGATCGCTCCCTGGCAATTATGCGATCGCTGCATGACAAAGATGCCCGCGTTTGTTACCTCAGTTTTGCCCGCAACTTTGGGCACCAGATAGCCGTTACCGCTGGGCTAAACTTTGCCAGAGGACAGGCGGTTGTGATTTTAGACGCCGACCTGCAAGACCCTCCCGAATTGATCCCGGACATGGTGGAAAGATGGCAGCAGGGCTACGAAGTCGTCTACGCCCAACGCACCCAACGGCATCGGGAAGGTTGGTTTAAACGCCTGACTGCCTATGTCTTCTACCGCCTGCTGAAACAACTGGCAGACGTAGATATTCCCACAGATACCGGCGACTTTTGCCTCATGGATCGACGCGTTGTAGAGATTCTCAACACCATGCCAGAACGCAATCGTTACCTGCGAGGGCTGCGATCGTGGATTGGGTTTCGCCAGACTGCCATTTTATTTGAGCGCGAGCCACGCTTCGCTGGCGAAGTCAAGTATACTTTCCGCAAATCCTTTGGGTTGGCAGTCAACGGGTTAGTTTCCTTCTCCAAAGTACCTTTACGGTTGTCTACCTATCTGGGACTATTTGCAGCAGCGATCGCGGTACTGATGGCAATCCTGATCCTGTATTGGAGAATTTTTTACCTCACCTCGCCGTTAACAGGTTACGCTGCCATTGGAGTCGCCATCTTTTTTCTGGGAGCCGTCCAACTATTTAGCATTGGCATTCTGGGTGAGTATATCGGTCGCATTTACGAAGAAGTCAAAAACCGTCCCCTCTATACCCTGTCAGAAATTGCTGGTTTTGCCGAAAGACGCGAGTTAGAAAGGCAGAGCGCAGATTGCGGCGTGGGCTTTGAGGTGAGTGCTCAGCCGAACAGCGCTCCGTCGAACGAGGGCAGAAGGCAGGAGGGGATCGGTGGTAGGTGGTAA
- a CDS encoding pentapeptide repeat-containing protein: MAIHSNSPETGSASGGDKPPADITLVESPPNRTNGKTKGDGLAQENSLSQLGAVTVDAADWAAPGITTLSGLASGSPVKAPIRPEVLVVNRRLTVFAVILGAVCLLLLGLLIGNFWFELAGSVTALFISVKILWNPIRRTTLQWAAEPESAVVVATVGGFISLLGVLKLLGGDRLLTYWYNQLNWDAVGALGEVFGALGQILIAVLAVYIAWRQYVIEKDLTIQQNTITQQQTIDSYFQGISELVLDEEGLLEDWPQERAIAEGRTAAILGSVDAGGKAKVIRFLSCARLLTPLKRDQRLGRAILDGTGGYEEDREFGVRVIDVGVMLAGADLSATDLRWTDLSEANLIRGNLSYCDLVKTNFSRTILAHASLRGADLNGTRFFYGRAEDASPRSRTVPPDYQTGECTGAVIEQADFSDASHMSPEQRYYCCAWGGTTTRSTVPGGCEGIPNKLGR, translated from the coding sequence ATGGCAATTCATTCCAATTCGCCTGAAACGGGTTCTGCATCGGGTGGCGACAAACCACCTGCTGACATCACATTGGTTGAAAGTCCGCCAAATCGGACGAATGGAAAGACTAAAGGAGATGGGCTGGCGCAGGAAAATTCGTTATCCCAACTGGGTGCTGTAACCGTCGATGCTGCTGATTGGGCTGCCCCTGGGATCACGACTCTCAGTGGGCTTGCATCAGGCTCTCCGGTAAAGGCACCGATTCGTCCTGAGGTGTTGGTGGTCAATCGGCGGTTGACGGTATTTGCAGTCATCCTGGGTGCGGTTTGCCTCCTTTTGCTGGGACTTTTGATCGGCAACTTTTGGTTCGAGCTAGCAGGGTCCGTTACGGCTCTGTTCATTTCCGTCAAAATTCTGTGGAATCCGATACGACGAACTACGTTGCAGTGGGCCGCAGAACCAGAGTCGGCTGTGGTAGTTGCTACTGTGGGAGGTTTTATTTCCCTGTTAGGAGTGCTGAAGCTACTGGGGGGCGATCGCCTGCTGACCTATTGGTACAACCAGCTTAATTGGGATGCAGTTGGGGCGTTAGGTGAAGTATTTGGAGCACTGGGGCAAATTTTGATTGCAGTTTTGGCGGTCTACATCGCCTGGCGGCAGTATGTCATCGAAAAAGACCTTACCATCCAGCAAAATACGATTACCCAGCAGCAAACCATTGATAGCTATTTTCAGGGCATTTCGGAATTAGTCTTGGATGAAGAAGGGCTACTGGAAGACTGGCCCCAGGAACGGGCGATCGCTGAAGGGCGAACCGCCGCTATTCTTGGTAGCGTCGATGCGGGTGGCAAAGCCAAGGTGATTCGGTTTCTTAGTTGTGCCCGCCTGCTAACACCCTTGAAACGGGATCAACGACTTGGACGGGCGATTTTAGATGGCACCGGGGGTTACGAAGAGGATCGTGAATTTGGTGTCAGGGTGATTGATGTGGGCGTCATGCTGGCAGGTGCAGATTTGTCAGCGACCGATCTGCGCTGGACAGATCTGAGCGAAGCAAACCTGATTCGTGGTAATTTGAGCTACTGTGACCTGGTAAAAACCAATTTTTCGCGAACTATCCTGGCGCACGCCAGTCTTAGAGGTGCCGATTTGAACGGAACCCGGTTTTTTTACGGTCGGGCAGAAGACGCCTCTCCCCGGAGCCGCACCGTTCCCCCGGATTATCAGACAGGCGAGTGTACCGGAGCTGTGATCGAGCAGGCTGACTTTTCAGATGCATCGCACATGTCTCCAGAACAGCGCTACTACTGCTGCGCCTGGGGTGGCACAACTACAAGAAGCACTGTTCCTGGCGGCTGTGAAGGAATTCCTAACAAGCTGGGACGCTGA
- the sixA gene encoding phosphohistidine phosphatase SixA, giving the protein MATAELYLIRHGLAGEHGSYPNDDERPLTEEGKKKTREIAKRLLDLELNFDLILTSPLVRARQTADILLKVGLSKKLEEASYLAPGGSIDAWLEWLRSQQQAHFCLALVGHEPGLSEWAEILLWGKSRGALTLKKAGVIGMSLPETSSPVGSSSLFWLTPPRFLLG; this is encoded by the coding sequence ATGGCAACTGCTGAACTTTATTTGATTCGTCATGGTCTGGCGGGAGAGCATGGCAGTTATCCCAACGATGACGAACGTCCCCTGACGGAGGAAGGAAAGAAGAAAACCCGCGAGATCGCGAAGCGACTGCTTGACCTGGAACTAAATTTCGATTTGATTTTGACCAGTCCCCTGGTGCGGGCACGCCAAACCGCCGATATTCTATTAAAGGTTGGACTGAGCAAAAAATTAGAAGAAGCAAGCTACCTGGCTCCTGGCGGAAGCATTGATGCCTGGTTAGAGTGGTTGCGATCGCAACAGCAAGCCCATTTTTGTCTAGCTCTGGTTGGTCATGAACCTGGCTTAAGCGAATGGGCAGAAATCCTATTGTGGGGTAAATCTAGAGGAGCCTTAACCCTAAAGAAAGCGGGTGTAATTGGCATGAGTTTACCAGAAACCAGTTCTCCTGTCGGCAGCAGTTCACTTTTCTGGCTGACTCCGCCCCGGTTTTTGTTGGGGTAA